In a genomic window of Punica granatum isolate Tunisia-2019 chromosome 6, ASM765513v2, whole genome shotgun sequence:
- the LOC116210378 gene encoding protein ANTAGONIST OF LIKE HETEROCHROMATIN PROTEIN 1 isoform X1, translating to MAPGKKSKRSSSSNRRRGRKDSKRLKKRRSIAVAPVDPRAVDTEWWDIFWRRNSSAAPAGPIPDNEEEGFKHFFRLSKQTFAYICSLVREDLISCPPSGLINIEGRLLSVEKQVAIALRRLASGESQVSVGAAFGVGQSTVSQVTWRFIEALEDRARHHLKWPDPERAEEIKSQFEALYGLPNCCGAIDATHIIMTLPAVQTSDDWCDPANNYSMFLQGVIDHELRFLDIVTGWPGGMTVPRLLKFSGLFKLCESGARLNGPVEKTLGGGHEVAREYIVGGPAYPLLPWLITPYESSELSGSAAPNFNAAHESARLLAVRAFSQLKGSWRILSKVMWRPDKQKLPSIILVCCLLHNIVIDTGDKLNPDVALSGHHDSGYIEQCCKQVDPLGKTVRDNLAKHLMYVKEKSLIKSK from the exons ATGGCGCCGGGGAAGAAATCGAAgaggagcagcagcagcaacaggAGGAGGGGGAGGAAGGACTCCAAGAGATTGAAGAAGCGCAGGAGCATCGCGGTGGCTCCAGTGGACCCCAGAGCCGTCGACACCGAGTGGTGGGACATCTTCTGGCGCCGGAACTCTTCTGCTGCCCCAG cAGGTCCAATACCTGACAATGAGGAGGAAGGATTCAAGCACTTCTTTAGGCTCTCGAAGCAAACTTTCGCTTATATATGTTCCCTCGTGAGAGAAGATCTTATATCATGCCCACCCTCGGGGCTCATCAACATTGAAGGAAGGCTCCTCAGTGTTGAGAAACAAGTAGCTATCGCTTTAAGAAGATTAGCCTCCGGCGAGTCCCAAGTCTCGGTGGGAGCTGCCTTTGGGGTTGGGCAGTCGACGGTCTCCCAGGTGACGTGGAGGTTCATCGAGGCCCTAGAAGATCGTGCAAGGCACCACTTGAAGTGGCCTGATCCTGAGAGGGCAGAGGAGATAAAGTCCCAATTCGAGGCGCTGTATGGGCTGCCCAATTGCTGCGGAGCAATTGATGCGACCCACATCATCATGACCCTACCAGCAGTTCAGACCTCGGATGACTGGTGTGACCCGGCAAACAATTATAGCATGTTCTTGCAAGGAGTCATTGACCATGAACTTAGATTCCTCGATATAGTCACAGGTTGGCCGGGCGGAATGACAGTCCCGAGGCTCCTAAAGTTCTCAGGGCTCTTCAAGCTTTGTGAAAGCGGGGCACGACTAAATGGGCCCGTAGAAAAGACCTTAGGAGGTGGGCACGAGGTGGCCCGAGAGTACATTGTTGGTGGGCCTGCATATCCGCTTCTGCCGTGGCTCATAACTCCTTATGAGAGCAGTGAACTCTCGGGCTCTGCTGCACCTAATTTTAATGCTGCACATGAATCTGCAAGATTGCTCGCAGTGAGGGCCTTCTCGCAATTGAAAGGTAGTTGGAGGATACTCAGCAAGGTCATGTGGAGGCCCGATAAGCAGAAGCTCCCAAGCATTATATTGGTCTGCTGTCTACTCCATAACATTGTAATCGACACCGGCGATAAGTTGAATCCTGATGTTGCTCTGTCAGGTCATCATGATTCGGGTTACATTGAGCAGTGTTGTAAGCAAGTTGATCCATTAGGAAAAACGGTTCGGGACAACCTAGCCAAACACTTAATGTACGTCAAAGAGAAGAGCTTAATTAAGTCGAAGTAA
- the LOC116212416 gene encoding sulfate transporter 3.1-like, translated as MGTINYSYSPGNVECPHKVVIPPPRPFFKSFKNTLKETFFPDDPLRQFKNQPRGRKFILGLQYVFPILEWGPRYSFEFLKADLIAGITIASLAIPQGISYAQLANLPPILGLYSSFVPPLVYAMMGSSRDLAVGTVAVGSLLTGAMLSKDVNPNENLELYVHLAFTATFFAGLFEASLGLLRLGFIVDFLSHATIVGFMAGAATVVCLQQLKGILGLEHFTHATDVVDVLRSIFSQTHKWRWESGLLGCCFLFFLLLTRYLSKRTPKFFWISAMAPLTSVVLGSLLVYLTHAEKHGVQVIGSLKKGLNPPSMTDLAFGSAYLMTAIKTGIITGVIALAEGIAVGRSFAMFKNYQIDGNKEMIAFGMMNIVGSCTSCYLTTGPFSRSAVNFNAGCKTAVSNIVMAIAVMITLMFLTPLFHYTPLVVLSSIIMAAMLGLIDYEAAMHLWTVDKFDFLVCMSAYIGVVFGSIQIGLIVAVALSLLRIILFVARPRTIVLGNLPNSKIYRNVEQYPIATTVPGILILEIDAPIYFANAGYLRERISRWIDEEEDKLRTAEKETTLQYVILDMGAVGAIDTSGISMLEETKKIVDRKELKLVLANPGSEVMKKLNKSKFMENLGQEWIFLTVGEAVSACNFMLHCAKPENHCRKDADADDTLNNNV; from the exons ATGGGTACCATAAACTATTCATATTCGCCCGGTAACGTGGAATGCCCTCACAAAGTCGTCATTCCACCTCCTCGACCATTTTTCAAGTCGTTTAAGAACACACTCAAGGAAACCTTCTTCCCCGATGACCCGCTTCGACAGTTCAAAAACCAGCCGCGGGGCCGCAAATTCATCCTGGGCCTCCAGTATGTATTTCCGATCCTGGAATGGGGGCCACGGTACAGCTTTGAGTTCCTGAAGGCTGATCTGATAGCTGGGATCACCATCGCTAGCCTCGCCATCCCACAGGGCATAAGCTATGCCCAACTGGCCAACTTGCCACCTATTCTGGGACTAT ATTCGAGCTTTGTTCCACCTCTGGTGTATGCAATGATGGGAAGCTCGAGAGATCTGGCGGTGGGAACTGTGGCAGTGGGATCGCTTCTCACAGGAGCGATGCTGAGCAAAGATGTGAACCCGAACGAGAATCTAGAGCTATATGTTCACCTGGCTTTCACCGCTACATTCTTTGCAGGGCTCTTTGaagcttctttgggcttgttAAG GCTAGGGTTCATTGTGGATTTCCTGTCACATGCAACGATTGTAGGGTTCATGGCCGGAGCAGCCACAGTCGTGTGTCTGCAGCAGCTCAAAGGCATCCTTGGACTCGAACACTTCACCCACGCCACCGACGTCGTGGACGTCCTCCGCTCTATCTTCTCACAAACCCATAAG TGGAGATGGGAAAGTGGTCTGCTGGGATGCtgcttccttttcttcctcttgttGACCAGATACTTA AGCAAGAGGACACCAAAGTTCTTCTGGATATCTGCAATGGCACCACTCACCTCAGTCGTCTTGGGAAGTCTTCTTGTTTATCTCACTCATGCTGAAAAGCATGGTGTTCAAGTG ATAGGGTCATTGAAGAAGGGTTTGAATCCACCATCCATGACAGATCTGGCATTCGGGTCCGCTTATCTCATGACGGCTATTAAAACGGGCATTATCACGGGAGTCATTGCCCTAGCT GAAGGAATAGCAGTCGGAAGAAGTTTCGCTATGTTTAAGAATTACCAAATTGACGGTAATAAAGAGATGATTGCATTTGGGATGATGAATATCGTCGGTTCTTGCACGTCTTGCTACCTGACCACAG GGCCATTTTCGCGATCGGCCGTGAATTTCAATGCTGGATGCAAGACTGCAGTGTCAAACATCGTGATGGCAATTGCGGTCATGATTACGTTGATGTTCCTAACACCGCTGTTTCACTACACTCCCCTTGTGGTACTGTCCTCCATCATAATGGCAGCAATGCTTGGGCTGATAGACTATGAAGCCGCCATGCATCTGTGGACTGTCGACAAATTTGACTTCCTTGTGTGTATGAGTGCGTATATTGGAGTCGTGTTTGGCAGCATCCAGATCGGACTGATAGTAGCG GTGGCACTGTCTTTGCTGAGGATCATACTTTTTGTCGCAAGACCACGGACCATTGTGCTGGGAAACCTTCCAAACTCCAAAATCTACAGAAATGTCGAACAATATCCGATAGCGACAACTGTTCCCGGAATCCTCATCTTGGAGATTGATGCCCCCATTTACTTTGCCAATGCAGGCTACTTGAGGGAGAG GATCTCTAGGTggattgatgaagaagaagataaactGCGCACagcagaaaaagaaacaacCTTGCAATATGTTATTTTAGATATGGGAG CGGTTGGAGCAATAGACACCAGCGGAATAAGCATGCTTGAGGAGACCAAAAAAATTGTTGATAGAAAAGAATTGAAG CTCGTGTTGGCAAATCCTGGGAGCGAGGTGATGAAGAAACTAAACAAGTCGAAGTTCATGGAGAACTTGGGCCAGGAGTGGATCTTCTTGACAGTGGGAGAGGCGGTTAGCGCCTGCAATTTCATGCTCCACTGCGCCAAACCAGAGAACCATTGCAGGAAGGATGCTGATGCTGATGATACATTAAACAACAACGTTTAA
- the LOC116210378 gene encoding protein ANTAGONIST OF LIKE HETEROCHROMATIN PROTEIN 1 isoform X2 has protein sequence MAPGKKSKRSSSSNRRRGRKDSKRLKKRRSIAVAPVDPRAVDTEWWDIFWRRNSSAAPGPIPDNEEEGFKHFFRLSKQTFAYICSLVREDLISCPPSGLINIEGRLLSVEKQVAIALRRLASGESQVSVGAAFGVGQSTVSQVTWRFIEALEDRARHHLKWPDPERAEEIKSQFEALYGLPNCCGAIDATHIIMTLPAVQTSDDWCDPANNYSMFLQGVIDHELRFLDIVTGWPGGMTVPRLLKFSGLFKLCESGARLNGPVEKTLGGGHEVAREYIVGGPAYPLLPWLITPYESSELSGSAAPNFNAAHESARLLAVRAFSQLKGSWRILSKVMWRPDKQKLPSIILVCCLLHNIVIDTGDKLNPDVALSGHHDSGYIEQCCKQVDPLGKTVRDNLAKHLMYVKEKSLIKSK, from the exons ATGGCGCCGGGGAAGAAATCGAAgaggagcagcagcagcaacaggAGGAGGGGGAGGAAGGACTCCAAGAGATTGAAGAAGCGCAGGAGCATCGCGGTGGCTCCAGTGGACCCCAGAGCCGTCGACACCGAGTGGTGGGACATCTTCTGGCGCCGGAACTCTTCTGCTGCCCCAG GTCCAATACCTGACAATGAGGAGGAAGGATTCAAGCACTTCTTTAGGCTCTCGAAGCAAACTTTCGCTTATATATGTTCCCTCGTGAGAGAAGATCTTATATCATGCCCACCCTCGGGGCTCATCAACATTGAAGGAAGGCTCCTCAGTGTTGAGAAACAAGTAGCTATCGCTTTAAGAAGATTAGCCTCCGGCGAGTCCCAAGTCTCGGTGGGAGCTGCCTTTGGGGTTGGGCAGTCGACGGTCTCCCAGGTGACGTGGAGGTTCATCGAGGCCCTAGAAGATCGTGCAAGGCACCACTTGAAGTGGCCTGATCCTGAGAGGGCAGAGGAGATAAAGTCCCAATTCGAGGCGCTGTATGGGCTGCCCAATTGCTGCGGAGCAATTGATGCGACCCACATCATCATGACCCTACCAGCAGTTCAGACCTCGGATGACTGGTGTGACCCGGCAAACAATTATAGCATGTTCTTGCAAGGAGTCATTGACCATGAACTTAGATTCCTCGATATAGTCACAGGTTGGCCGGGCGGAATGACAGTCCCGAGGCTCCTAAAGTTCTCAGGGCTCTTCAAGCTTTGTGAAAGCGGGGCACGACTAAATGGGCCCGTAGAAAAGACCTTAGGAGGTGGGCACGAGGTGGCCCGAGAGTACATTGTTGGTGGGCCTGCATATCCGCTTCTGCCGTGGCTCATAACTCCTTATGAGAGCAGTGAACTCTCGGGCTCTGCTGCACCTAATTTTAATGCTGCACATGAATCTGCAAGATTGCTCGCAGTGAGGGCCTTCTCGCAATTGAAAGGTAGTTGGAGGATACTCAGCAAGGTCATGTGGAGGCCCGATAAGCAGAAGCTCCCAAGCATTATATTGGTCTGCTGTCTACTCCATAACATTGTAATCGACACCGGCGATAAGTTGAATCCTGATGTTGCTCTGTCAGGTCATCATGATTCGGGTTACATTGAGCAGTGTTGTAAGCAAGTTGATCCATTAGGAAAAACGGTTCGGGACAACCTAGCCAAACACTTAATGTACGTCAAAGAGAAGAGCTTAATTAAGTCGAAGTAA